TCTTTGGGACGTCTTCTTCTTCGATTGGAGCTATTACAGCCATCATCTGCTGGAAATTCCCTTTGTCTGGCAAGGAGGGATGGCCATCCAAGGCGGCGTCTTGCTCGGCGCTCTGACAGGCTATTGGTATACGAAACGCCACGGCATCGACACCTGGGCCTTCGCCGATATCGTAGCTGCGCCAGCCGTCATCATGGGGCAGGCGTTAGGACGCGCCGCCAACTTACTGAACGGCGACGCTTTCGGCAGTCCTACCGGCAGCACGTTCGGCATTTTATATCCTAAGACGACGCTGGCTTATCAAACCTACGGCAACCAGCCTTTATGGCCAGCCGAAATTTGGGAAGGCCAGATTGATTTGGTTATTTTCGTCCTGCTCCTTTTATTCCGAACGACCAACCATAAAAAAGGACAGGTCTTTATCCTCTATGCCGTCCTTTATTCGTGCGCCCGTTTCGGGCTCGAATTCTTGCGCGGCGATTACGGAACATTGCTCTTTGGACTGAAGTCGGCTCAACTAACCAGCCTCGCGGTCATCGCCGTCGGCCTGCTCCTTTTCTTCTGGGTAGGGCGTAAAGGCGAATCCATTCAGGATCATACCTCAAAAAAAGCACCCTCCATTAAATGACGCCGCTTATCTTATTTCTTCAACACTTTTTATAGCAAAAAAGATCCGCGCCATTATAGTGTGAACCCGTAAAATGGGAAAATGAAAAAGCACCTCTTATGTCGTATAGAAAAACTATACTACATGAGAGGTGTATTTTTGTGGCAAAAAAAGTGCATTATTCACCCGAGGTAAAGTGGGATGCAGTCAATATGAAACTCACTGGGCGGAGTACCGTTGAGGTTATGACAGTCTTAGGAATAAAAAGTAAAACACAGATTAAAAGATGGATGAGTTGGTATCGAAATGGTGAAACCCATCGCTTTCAGCAGCCTGTCGGAAAACAGTATACTTATAAAAAAGGGATAGAGGAATTATCAGAGATTGAGTGTCTAAGGCTTAGAATTAAGCAGCTTGAAATGCACAACGAAATACTGGGAAAGTTAAATGGGATCTTAGGAAAACAACAAAGAAGCAACTCGTAGAAATTCTCGAGGCGCTTAAGAGTAAATATCCAATTGGAGAGATGTTAACCTTTCTTGAGATCCCAAAAACTAATTATTACCGATGGCGTAAACAACCAGATGATAGGTTGGAGAATGAACTACTTAAACACATTAGAATAATCTGCAGTAAACACAAGAGGCGCTACGGATATAGGCGCGTTACAGAGGTGCTAAGAACCGAATATCAGCTAAACATCAACCATAAGCGCGTAAGTCGTATTATGGCTGAAAATAATCTTCAAGCACGAATCAGCCGCAAGAGATTCGTTCACTTCAAACCGGACGTGGCTGTTAAAAAAGCGGATTTAATCAAGCGGCAATTTAAAGCAGATGCACCAAATAGGAAGTGGTATACCGATGTTTCAACCATCACTATCGGCGAAACCAACCTGTATCTCTCTGCCATTATTGACGGTTTCAATAATGAAGTAATCAGCAGTGTGATTAGTACATCTCCTAATTTGGAACTCGCCTTTGATACGATAAATCAGGCTATCCAAGGTCGAAATATCGAAAAGGTGATTCTTCATTCTGATCAAGGTGGTTTATATACATCCCCGAGGTTTCAAGAGTTTGTAAAAGAAAAGAACATTATCCAAAGCATGTCCCAGGTGGGAGTATGCTTTGACAATGTTCTAATCGAATCAT
The sequence above is drawn from the Azotosporobacter soli genome and encodes:
- the lgt gene encoding prolipoprotein diacylglyceryl transferase codes for the protein MHQYLFFIGDFPIRAYGLVLSLSIILATATAYFLAKQDGRWHKHIPDFGLYCGLAGLIGARLWDVFFFDWSYYSHHLLEIPFVWQGGMAIQGGVLLGALTGYWYTKRHGIDTWAFADIVAAPAVIMGQALGRAANLLNGDAFGSPTGSTFGILYPKTTLAYQTYGNQPLWPAEIWEGQIDLVIFVLLLLFRTTNHKKGQVFILYAVLYSCARFGLEFLRGDYGTLLFGLKSAQLTSLAVIAVGLLLFFWVGRKGESIQDHTSKKAPSIK
- a CDS encoding transposase, translated to MAKKVHYSPEVKWDAVNMKLTGRSTVEVMTVLGIKSKTQIKRWMSWYRNGETHRFQQPVGKQYTYKKGIEELSEIECLRLRIKQLEMHNEILGKLNGILGKQQRSNS
- a CDS encoding IS3 family transposase, with the translated sequence MGEMLTFLEIPKTNYYRWRKQPDDRLENELLKHIRIICSKHKRRYGYRRVTEVLRTEYQLNINHKRVSRIMAENNLQARISRKRFVHFKPDVAVKKADLIKRQFKADAPNRKWYTDVSTITIGETNLYLSAIIDGFNNEVISSVISTSPNLELAFDTINQAIQGRNIEKVILHSDQGGLYTSPRFQEFVKEKNIIQSMSQVGVCFDNVLIESFFSHLKTEAFYSQDFTATNEQIIEIVEEYIYYYNNDRLQLKLNKLPPIKYREQLHTA